A region of Paenibacillus sp. 37 DNA encodes the following proteins:
- a CDS encoding sensor histidine kinase — translation MKFTVFAKTVILLICLLVPILLLYTYANQANVDMVVEEKQQSSLNQFNYFSSQVDKNIEQLSLYGLTLLRDPSILHYRYMTDSTSQYEKNSIYLDILDKLSLYQSTNRWKNDITIVLPQAELVLSTMSSRTVYDEKMLTFPQPGQWQLEKGSFTYFFTDNYEWNEKPVNTGVRTVMEINFDPMNIVAMLDDFKETQGGDPFLLVPGNDPLLNRTADPELVEAIMRDIPFNGPEREGNHQLEVGDKQYLVSYVHSKQLQAVYVNPVVLDDLLNPMDKSRNMFITSILLLLVLSIGAALLLYRKVQVPIHRLMRGLQQIRKGQLSTRIPVDHSRDEFAYLTQSFNHMAEQIQELIEKVYEERIRSREATLKHLQSQINPHFLYNCLFYIKNMTQLGNREAVIAMSLSLGDYYRYITRGENDMTTVEEEIRLLDHYLSIQQMRTNRLTYEIAVPQQLMQLHIPRLLIQPIVENAVIHGIEPMEGSGHVVVTGMAVPEHIEGRKYTRYSLFVDNDGVTLTAEEIAELEREINEPMGEEIGTGTWNVHQRLVTRYGLSSGLHFGAIPYGGLSVEIRWFEEEQPHDESDGRG, via the coding sequence ATGAAATTCACAGTATTTGCGAAAACGGTCATTCTCTTAATCTGCCTGCTCGTACCCATTCTGCTGCTCTATACGTACGCGAACCAGGCAAATGTGGATATGGTCGTCGAAGAGAAACAGCAATCGAGTCTGAACCAATTCAATTATTTCAGTTCACAGGTGGATAAAAATATCGAGCAGCTCTCGCTGTATGGCCTGACGTTGCTGCGAGATCCGAGTATTCTGCATTACCGTTACATGACGGACTCCACCAGCCAATATGAGAAAAACAGCATCTATCTGGATATTCTCGACAAATTATCGTTGTACCAGTCCACCAACCGTTGGAAGAACGATATTACCATTGTGCTGCCGCAAGCGGAACTTGTGTTGTCCACCATGTCCAGCCGGACGGTCTACGATGAGAAGATGTTGACGTTTCCGCAACCAGGCCAATGGCAGCTGGAGAAAGGGAGTTTCACCTACTTTTTCACAGACAACTACGAGTGGAATGAAAAACCGGTGAACACAGGCGTGCGAACGGTAATGGAGATTAATTTTGACCCGATGAACATCGTTGCCATGTTGGATGATTTTAAAGAAACGCAGGGCGGAGATCCCTTTTTGCTCGTACCAGGTAACGATCCGTTGCTGAACCGTACGGCAGACCCCGAACTGGTCGAAGCGATTATGCGTGATATCCCCTTTAACGGGCCGGAGAGGGAAGGCAATCATCAGCTGGAGGTGGGCGACAAACAGTATCTGGTCAGTTACGTGCACTCCAAACAACTGCAAGCAGTATACGTGAACCCGGTGGTGTTGGATGATCTGCTGAACCCGATGGATAAGAGCCGAAATATGTTTATTACCTCCATTCTGTTACTGCTTGTGCTCAGTATCGGGGCTGCACTGCTTTTGTATCGAAAAGTCCAGGTGCCCATCCATCGTTTGATGAGAGGGTTGCAACAGATTCGCAAAGGGCAGCTGTCCACACGGATTCCGGTCGATCACTCCCGTGATGAATTCGCGTACCTGACCCAGAGCTTCAACCATATGGCGGAGCAGATTCAGGAACTGATCGAGAAGGTATACGAGGAACGTATCCGGTCACGGGAAGCCACACTGAAACATCTGCAGTCACAGATCAATCCGCATTTCCTGTACAACTGCCTGTTTTATATCAAAAATATGACCCAGCTCGGCAACCGTGAAGCGGTGATTGCCATGTCGCTAAGTCTGGGAGACTACTATCGTTACATTACGCGGGGCGAGAATGACATGACGACAGTGGAGGAAGAGATCCGACTGCTGGATCATTATCTGTCCATCCAGCAGATGCGGACCAACCGGCTGACCTACGAGATCGCCGTACCGCAGCAATTGATGCAGCTCCATATTCCGCGACTGCTCATTCAGCCTATTGTAGAAAATGCGGTGATCCACGGCATCGAACCGATGGAAGGCAGTGGGCACGTCGTCGTAACGGGGATGGCGGTACCCGAACATATAGAGGGTCGCAAATATACAAGATATAGCCTGTTTGTTGACAATGACGGTGTCACGCTAACAGCGGAAGAGATTGCCGAATTGGAACGGGAGATTAATGAACCGATGGGTGAGGAGATTGGAACAGGCACGTGGAATGTGCACCAGCGTCTCGTTACGCGTTATGGGCTGTCGTCCGGGCTTCATTTTGGAGCGATTCCCTATGGTGGACTTAGTGTAGAAATTCGATGGTTTGAGGAGGAACAACCGCATGATGAATCTGATGGTCGTGGATGA
- a CDS encoding ABC transporter permease — protein MTPHPRKRTRWNFKRTWPLHLMLLPAVLLTLLFAYVPMGGIIIAFQDFKPWLGFTGSKWVGWDNFQFMFEYPDSVQVIWNTVLIASMKIVAGLIAPVVFAILLNEVRNSTFKRFSQTLVYLPHFLSWVVLGGILLDMLSPEGGLVNQVLAAAGVEPIFFLGDGDWFRVTVVVSDVWKEFGFGTIVFLAALAGINPALYEASEVDGATRLRQTLHITLPALVPMIIVVGTLSLGNILNAGFDQIFNLYNPLVYEKGDIIDTFVYRMGILNGKMSFATAVGLFKSFVAMFLVISAYRMAYKIANYRIF, from the coding sequence ATGACACCCCATCCACGCAAACGTACCCGCTGGAATTTCAAACGCACGTGGCCGCTGCATCTGATGCTGCTGCCTGCTGTACTGCTCACATTGCTGTTCGCCTATGTGCCCATGGGCGGCATTATTATTGCTTTTCAGGATTTCAAACCGTGGCTGGGGTTCACTGGCTCCAAATGGGTGGGCTGGGACAATTTCCAGTTCATGTTCGAATATCCCGACAGCGTTCAGGTCATCTGGAATACGGTACTGATCGCTTCAATGAAAATTGTGGCCGGACTTATCGCGCCTGTGGTGTTCGCCATTTTACTGAATGAGGTTCGGAACTCTACGTTCAAACGTTTCTCACAGACCTTGGTGTATCTGCCCCATTTCCTGTCCTGGGTTGTCCTGGGCGGCATTCTGCTCGATATGTTATCACCGGAAGGTGGGCTGGTAAACCAGGTGTTAGCGGCGGCTGGTGTTGAACCGATTTTCTTTCTAGGGGATGGCGACTGGTTCCGTGTAACGGTGGTTGTCAGTGATGTGTGGAAGGAGTTTGGATTCGGAACGATTGTATTTCTGGCAGCACTTGCGGGCATTAACCCGGCATTGTACGAGGCTTCGGAGGTAGATGGGGCAACACGACTTAGACAGACATTACACATTACCCTGCCTGCGCTTGTACCGATGATTATCGTGGTAGGTACGTTATCGCTGGGCAATATCCTGAATGCAGGCTTTGACCAGATCTTTAACCTGTACAATCCGCTGGTATATGAGAAAGGTGATATTATCGATACCTTTGTCTACCGGATGGGAATTCTGAATGGCAAAATGAGCTTTGCGACCGCTGTTGGACTATTCAAATCATTTGTCGCGATGTTCCTGGTCATCTCTGCGTACCGGATGGCGTACAAAATCGCCAATTATCGTATTTTCTAA